DNA from Flavobacterium aestivum:
TGTCTACTGATTGTGGTTATACTTTTACTAAAACCAGTTATGAAGTAAAAGGTATAAATCTTGCAACAGCAGGAAATAATAACAGTAGTTTTTATCCAAATTATGATAATGAATGGAGACAATGTTCAGTAGACTTAACGGCTTACATTGGTAATCCGAATGTTATTGTAGCGTTTAGAAACACTCCTGCTTATGGAAATAATATTTATATCGACAATGTAAAAGTTACGAACGAAGTGATGGCTCCAGTAGCTTCTTTTACATCACCTAATAAGATATGTGTAGGACAGTCAACTACATTTAATAATACTTCAGTAGGTGGAGGTACTTTGACTTATTCGTGGACTTTTAGAGGTGATCAAGGTGCCGTTCCAAGTATTACAACATCAACTCTTAAAAATCCAAGTGTTACTTATGGTGGAATAGGATGGGCAATGACTACATTGACAGTTTCGAATTCTAGAGGAACCAGTCAGGTATTTACTTCACCATGGATTTATGTAGACCAATGTCCAGTTGATACACAAAAACCAAGTACTCCAGTTTTATCAAAAACAGGAATTGCTCTTAATTGGACAGCTTCTACAGATAATGTTCAAGTTACAGGTTATGATATTTTCAAAGATAATGTTCTTTTAGCTTCTATCAACGGAACCAGCTATACACCAACTGGTTTAGTAAATGGAATAACTTACAGATTCAAAGTTAGAGCTAAAGATGCAGCTAATAATTTATCTGATTTTAGTAATGAGGTTGATGTTACTTTTTCAAATGAAGTAGAAACTGCACCAGTTGCTAATTTTACAAGTCCTGCTGAGATTTGTTCTGGACAATCAGCTACTTTTACTGATAGTTCTACAGGTGGTAATTTAACTTATTTATGGACTTTTAGAGGAGATCAAGGTGCCGTTCCAAATATTACAACATCAGCACTTAAAAATCCTAGTATTACTTGTAGCGGAACAGGATGGGTATTGGTTTCATTGTCAGTAACAAATTCAAAAGGAAACAATTTAAAATATTCTAATTGGATTCAGTTAAAAACTTGTGCAGATACACAAAAACCTAGTACTCCGGTTTTATCAAAAACAGGAACTACTCTTAATTGGACAGCTTCTACAGATAATGTTCAAGTTACAGGTTATGATATTTTCAGAGATAATGTTCTATTAGCTTCTATCAATGATATAACTTATACACCTACAGGTTTAGTAAATGGTACCACTTATAGATTCAAAGTTAGAGCTAAAGATGCAGCTAATAATTTATCTGATTTTAGCAATGAGATTGATATTACTGCAAGTGAAGTAGAAACTGTACCAGTTGCCAATTTCACTAGTCCTGCTGATATTTGTTCTGGACAATCAGTTACTTTTACTGACAGTTCAACAGGTGGTAATTTAACTTATTTGTGGGCTTTTAGAGGAGATCAAGGAGCTGTACCAAATATTACAACATCAGCACTTAGAAATCCTAGTATTACTTGTAGCGGAACCGGATGGGTATTGGTTTCATTGTCAGTAACTAATTCAAAAGGAAACAATTTAAAATATTCTAATTGGATTCAGTTAAAAACTTGTTCAAATGGTGGTGGTCAACAAGGATCAGTAGTGCCAGTGGCATCATTTACAATTCCATCAAGAATTTGTATTGGTCAATCTGCAGTATTTGCAAATACCTCAACAGTAGACAATGCTAATACTTATTTATGGACTTTTATAGGTCCTAATTCTGAGACTTTAGCAACGCAGACAACAAGGGATGCAAATTATGTATTTCCATTTAACAACGGAACTTGGGTAAAAATCAAACTTAAAGTTACTAACTCAGTTGGAAGTAGTGAAAAAGAGTCTGAATGGATTTTAACTCAAAACTGTACTACTGCAAAATTAGTAAGTCAAAAATCTGTTGTTGAGGTAAATAATATCAAAGTAGACGATGTAATCGAAACAAATGATATTGTATTGTCTCCAAACCCAAACAAAGGTTTGTTAAACATAAGCTCTACTCAAAGTGATATTACCAAAGTAAATATTTTTGATGCAGTAGGGAAATTAGTTTTCGAGACTGCTAATGAAAATAAAGGTAGAGCAACTCAGTTAGATCTTGCGCACTTGACAGATGGTGTGTATGTTGTGATTGTAAATACTACCGACAAAAGTTTTAGCAAGAAGATTGTTATTAAGAAATAAATAAGGTTCTTTTTATAATTAGTTTTGAAGACCGCTCTTTCTATCCAGAAAGGGCGGTTTTTTTGTATGATACCTTCAAGTATTGTAATGGTATCTTTCTATAGAGATAATTGTTTTGGGAAGGATTTTACAAATGAAATAAATCAAAAAAGCCTCTCTACATTCGGACTTGCCCAACGAGAAACCGGCGAAGCAATTTCCATAAGGAATTCCATAGTGCTGTTTTTTTAAATTAATGAATGAAGAAATTACTCATAGAGAGCTAATGAAGTATTTTTCTGTAGTACAAATACAGTATATTTGTTTTTTAAAAGTAATAAACGAAGTATCCAATGAGCTTGCTTTTATAACGTAAGTAGTAGTTAAAATAGGATTGTAGTTCTTGATAAATTAATACCATTCCTAAGTTTTGGAAACTTTTAATATATGAACCCCCATATTATAGAATACAGCAAATGAAGAAATTTATATTAGTTATTGTTTTATTATCTGTTGGTTTATCTTCTTGTAAGGATAATGCAGAGAAAAAAGAATCTCAAACGAGAAGCCAAAAGAGCGGACAGGATGAAAATGAAAAAAAATACAGCAGCAATTTTGAAAAGGAAATTGAAACAGATGGTCTAACCACATTGTATGCCGCATTCAATGAGAATAGTTCTGAAGGAATAAGGATTTCGACCAATAAATCAAATGGAGATAATAAGTTTTTTCTTTCTGAGGATAAGAATTTTATTCTTGTTTCAAAATATAAAAAAATTGAAAAGCATTTTAAACTTATTCAAAAAGATACCTTACTCACCAATGAATTTACATATGCAGCGATAGATCCTAAAAGTCTTGAAAAAAAGAGGATTGGAAATAAAGATTTTATTCTCCTGTCGGTTCGGGAACAATTTATGGGCAATGCTGTTACAGAAGTAAGTGTGACTTTTTTTATGCTGGATATTGATAGTTTTAAATCGTATACTCTTTTATATAGTGGTGAATATTCTTTGAGATGTAGCGATGAATGTATAGATGGAGAATTCTCTCAAAATAAAGATTTGGATTCAAAACCCGAAATAAAAAACGCTCTCTACCAATTAGCTGATAAAAGCAAATGGATTTACCATCCTTCTCAAAAAGAACTAAATAAGTCGTATTATAAAAATTATGAGCAAAAATGGTATACAGACAATAAAACAGATAATCACCTGGCAAATGGACATTCAGATATTCCGGAAGTAATATATAGTACTTATTATAAAGATGATATTTTTAAATTCACAGGCGCTGTTGAAGATGAGGGAATTTTAGAAAATAATCGTTATAAAGTAGTAAACTTTTCTCGAGGGAATATTTTAGGATATGATAAAAGTAAGCAATTGTATTTTCCGATTTATGTAGAAAGTTGTGTTACAGGATGCGGTAAAACTGTAGAGTTTATTTCAACAAATGAAATTAAAGTAGTTTATGATGAATGTTCAGAAAAAGAGGTTTCTATTATTAATCTTGATGAAGTGAAATTCTGAAACAAATATTTACTATAACTAACTGTATAAACTTCTTTTAAGATCGCTATGAAAAGTATAATTTACACTTTTTTAATTCTTTTTTTGATTTCTTGTAATGATAAAAAACAGGAACAGTTAGAAAAAAGCGAAAGAATAGTTGATAGAACTCATGAAATTAAAAAATCAGAAAGTGCATCAAAATACCAAGATACCTTAAAAATAAAATATCAAGAACATAAAGATTTACTTGATATTTTGACTGTTTTGCCCGACAGTACAATGGAAAGTTGGGGATGGGAAGCAAATGAAAGAGTGGAATTTGTAAAAACAATAAAAAAGAACAATTGTATAATTGGCACTAATGAGCATTTTTCAAATATAGCATTGATTAAGCCTAATACGATGGAAATTCAGGTAGTTGATGGTCGTTGGACGTTGTCAATTTATGAAATAAAGCCAAGCAATTACATTGTAATAACAGATGATATTGTTGGAGACGGAAACGATATAAAATGTTTTGAATATGATAATGGAAAATTAGTCTATATAAAAATGGAGAACTTGTTCGGCGATTTTTTTACAGATTTGTTAATTGATAAAGAGAATTCCAGATGTGTTGAATTGTTAGACGATAACAAAATTGGATTTGAGTATAATTTTAAAAATGCAATAAATGTAGAAATAAGCAATTCATTTTACTTAAAAGAAAACGAAAATGGTGATTGTTTAAAAGGGAATATCTTGAAATATCAGTTTAACAAAAAGACAAGAAAATTTGATTTGTTGAAAATAGATTGGATAGAATCAAAAAAGTAATAATGTTTTAGATAATTGTCGTAAAAATAGAATTGCTTAATTGAATCTTTAAGATTGGCATTGTTTAAAAAATGAAAAGAGGGCAATGAACATGTTAATGATACCAATAATATACCTAAAAAATACTTTAAAAATGAAATGTTATTTATTTGTAGTGCTGTTATCAATTTATTCAAATGTTTTTGGGCAAGAGAAGTTTAGGATAAAAGAAGTAGAAACAGGAAATGGGAAAACCATTTATTATATGGTTAACGAAAAGGGGAAATCCATTAAAGAACTGGATAGTACTAAATATACTATTTCTATGAATGCTGACGATTATCTGTACTTCGCGATTTTTCATATAAAAGGAGAAAAGGGGTGGTCAGCAATTGATAGTAATGAAAATGTTTTGTTTGAGGTTTATAATACTAGTTTTGGTGAGCCTTCACCAGATGAAATAATTGAGAAGAAAATAAGGATTGTTGATGAAAATGATAAAATAGGATTTGCCGATTATAAAGGAAAGATCATTATAAAACCTCAATTTGAAATAGCATCTTCTTTCCATAAAGGCAAAGCAATTATAGGACAAAGTTGTGATAAAATTCCTTGGGATAAACATGTTGATGAAAATGGATGTCATCATTACTCAGTAGTGTGTGATAAGCAAGGATATATTGATGAAAGCGGAAGGATTATACTATTGGGGGATTATACTTTTGAAGAGATACAAAAGAAAATACATTGGAAACGACCAGATTAAAATGAATGCTTTTAATCACATTTTATCAACTCATCAGAACTAAAAAAGTCTCTCAACATTTCCAGTTGAGAGACTTTTTTTGAATTTATTTTCTGTGTATCTTATTTAATGTCCTTTGATTTATATTTTACAAATCCACCTGAATTCCCATTTCGGTCAATAGATTGTTGCACGATAAGATTCCCAATGTCTATCATATTGTTCAATTCATATAAATCAGTGCAAACAAGATAATTTTTTATAGTGTCATCTATTTCGTCTTGCATGATTTTGAGTTGCTCTTTGGCTTTCAGTAAATCTGAATCAAACCGAACGATTCCCGCGTTTTGACGCATCAAAAACTGTAGATTCGCTTTTATTTTGGCAATATATTCGGGAGCAATTTTTGTTTTAGATTTGGTAACCCATTCAGGAATGATAGTTTTTGTTTTTGGGGTAATAAATGGATTCTCTGCCAGATAATGGTAAATTTTATCGGAGTAAACCAAAGCTTCCAATAGAGAGTTTGAAGCCAGTCTGTTGGCGCCATGTAATCCAGTTCTGGAGCATTCCCCACAAGCAAATAAATTTTCTATAGAAGTCTTACCGTTGATATCTACTACAATTCCGCCACATAAATAATGTTGGGCAGGAACAACAGGAATCCAATCTTTTTCAAGGTCAACCCCTACTTTTTTGCAATAGGAATAAATCATTGGGAAGTGATTTTTAAAAGCTTCCATTTCTAGATGAGTGCAGTCTAGATAGACACACTCGTCACCAGATTTTTTGAGTTCCAAATCAATACTTTGTGATACAATATCTCTAGAGGCAAGATCACCTCGGGAATCATAATTATGCATGAATAATTCCCCTTTTTTGGTTCTCAACCGGGCACCAAAACCACGAACAGCTTCGGATATTAAAAATTTTGAACCAGTAGTATTATCATATAAGGCAGTTGGATGAAATTGAATAAATTCCATGTCCTTTATGACAGCATTAGCGCGATAGGCCATTGCAATTCCGTCACCTGTGGCAATAATAGGATTGGTGGTGTGACCATATATATGGCCAATGCCACCAGTTGCCAATAAGGTAAAATCGGATTGATAAGCAATTATCTCGTTTGTTTTTTCGTCAAGAGCATAAGCTCCTACGCAACGATTATCTTGAGTGATCAACTCTAAGGCAAAGTAATGATCCAAAACAGTAATGTTTTCTTTGAGCATTACCTGTCCCAAAATAGCACGTTGAATTTCGGAACCAGTTTGGTCTTTATGATGTACCACTCTATTTTCGGAATGACCACCTTCTTTACCTAAGTCAAAAGCACCTTTAGCATTTTTATCAAATTGTGCTCCCCATTCTATCAGTTCTTTCAGGCGTTTTGGACCTTCGGTGACAACCATTTTTACGACTTCTTTATTACAGAGTCCGTCACCACAAATAAGGGTGTCCTCAATGTGTTTTTGATACGAATCTTCCGTTTTATCAGTAACAATGGCTATGCCGCCTTGGGCATATTTGGTGTTAGACTCTTCAGCGTTGGCTTTGGTAATAATGGTAATGGTTTTCTCAGGAAAACGATTGGCCATTTTAAGTGCAAATGTCAATCCGGCAACGCCTGAACCTATAACTAGATAATTGGTTGTAATCATTGATTAAGATAATTCGAGCATGCGTTCTATTGGGATTAATGCTTTTTCTCTAATGTCATCCGGAACATTAACTTCTGGAGTTTCATTCAATAGACAGTCATATACTTTTTGAAGTGTATTCATTTTCATATATCCACATTCGCTGCAAGCACAAGTATTATCTTCGTTAGACGGTGCTGGAATAAGGATTTTATTAGGAACTTCTTGTTTCATTTTATGCAAAATACCAGCTTCGGTTGCAACGATAAATTTGTTGCTAGGATTGGTTTTTACATAATTAATCATTCCCGCTGTAGATCCTATATAGTTTGCTGTTTTTAGAATATGCGTTTCAGACTCAGGATGAGCAATAATTTGAGCATCTGGGTTTTGTTTGTATAGAGCAATCAGCTTGTCTAGCGAGAATGCTTCGTGAACCACACAAGAACCATCCCAAAGTAGCATTTTTCTACCGGTTTGCTCCATTACATATTTTCCTAAATTTTTATCTGGGGCAAAAATAATAGGTTTGTCTTCTGGGATAGACTGTACAATTTTGACAGCATTAGAGGAAGTAACCACAATGTCTGTCAATGCTTTTACTTCGGCAGAGCAGTTTACATAAGTAACTACGATATGATCGGGATGCGCTTCCGTGAATTTTTTGAATAAATCAGGAGGGCAAGATTCGGCAAGGGAACAACCTGCTTTTAAATCAGGCAGAATTACTTTTTTAGTAGGATTTAAAATTTTGGCAGTTTCGGCCATAAAATGAACTCCGGCAAAAAGAATAATGTCAGCGTCAACTTTCATGGCTTCTTGAGACAATCCTAAGCTGTCACCTACATAATCTGCAACATCTTGAATATCGGATTCTTGATAATAATGGGCTAAGATTACCGCATTTTTCTCTTTTTTCAATTCCAATATACGTTCTTTAAGACTTTTCATTTTTAGAAACTTTAATTGTGTTTTCTTAATTGAAGATTATTTTTTCTGCAAAGATAAGGTAAAACTTTGAAGGTACCTCTTTCTAAAAGCTATAGAAAAGATTCTAAAATGAGGTTTTTGTTAAATATCTGTTTTTAGGCATTTTAAAATCTGCAAATGTATCCTAATATGTTTCTTTATAGTATGATATTTATCAGGTTTTAAGCTAATAAGTTTTTTGACATTTGCAGAAAGTTCATTAAACCAATAAAACGCATGATAACAAAAAAACCGCTACATACTTTCCATATTCCAGTAATGGGATTGGCTTATACCATTGATAGCCCGATACGTGTGGCACAATACGGAATCTCCTCTGTAGTTTCTATTATAGATGATGATTTAATAGAAAGAATGAATGCTTTTTATAGTGAAAAATTCAAAATGCCATACCAGGAAATTACAGAGAAGATTCATGATTACCGTGCGGAACGTGTGACTTCTTATTTGAATTTGATGGACACTATCGTAAAACAAAAATTCGAAAAATTTAAAGTAGAATTAGCAGAAAGCAAACAAGCTTTAGAGAATTATATTGCTATGTTGCCCAATAAATCGGAGATAAAAAAAGGGTTGCAGAATCTAATCGACGATGGAGTAGCATTTAAGGATAACATCAAGAATTATCTTGAAAATCACCTTTCGGCAGGAGAGATCGATGTCAATATCATGACAAAAGTAGATAAAGACAATTTTAATAAAGACGAGCAATTAGCGGTTGAATTTAATGATGCCCATGCTTCACTTCGTGGTTTTGCCAATAGTAATTTATCTTCATCAGTAGTACTTTCAGCGGGAATGAATCCTAGGCTGTATGCTTATTTCGAAAATTTCACTGCTTTCTATCCGGATGTTAATAATACATTACAAAAGAAAATTATTTTGAAAGTAAGTGATTTTCGTTCAGCTATGATTCAAGGGAATTTCTTGGCCAAAAAAGGACTGTGGGTTTCTGAATACAGAATAGAATCTGGTCTAAATTGTGGCGGACATGCCTTTGCAACAGATGGATATTTGTTGGGGCCAATTTTGGAAGAGTTCAAACAAAAGAAAGAACAATTAATTCAATCTGCCCACGAATTGATGGTTAAGGCATTGGATATAAAAGGGCTTCATGTGCCAGAAACTCCTTTGGAGTTAAAGATTACTGTGCAAGGAGGTGTTGGTACTGCCGAAGAGCATGATTTTTTATTAGAACATTATCAGGTAGATTCAGTAGGTTGGGGGTCTCCATTTTTGTTGGTTCCAGAAGCAACTTCTGTTGATGCAGAAACCAGAACATTATTGGAAAAAGCCAAAGAAGATGATTTCTATTTGAGCCATATTTCGCCTCTTGGAATTCCGTTCAATGCAGTAAAAGGAACCACGAATGAGTATTATAAACAAAAACGCATTCAGGAAGATAAAGCAGGAAGTTCATGCCCTAAAAAGTTCTTGGCCTTGAGCAAAGAATACGGACCAAAAGGTATGTGTCCCGCATCAAAGAAATATCAAGATTTAAAATTAGAAGAGTTGAATACCGAAAAGGATTCATTATCTAAAGAAGCTTTTGATAAGAGAAAAAACAGCATTACCGAGAAAGCATGCCTTTGTGTAGGTTTGGCTAATGCCTCTTATCTTGAAAACAACATAAAAATAAAGGGACAACCTCAAGGAGTAGTTATTTGTCCGGGACCTAATTTGGCTTATTTTGATAAAGAAGTTTCGCTTTTGGATATGGTAAAACACATTTATGGAAATGCTTCCGTATTGGGAAACAAAGAACGTCCAAATGTAATTATCAATGAATTGAAAATGTACATGGATTATCTAAAAAACGAAATCAATGAATTTTCAGAGCAAATTACAGCAGCTCAAACAAAGAAACTGAAAGCTTTCAAGAGTAATCTGAATGAAGGAATTGAATATTATCAATCATTGATGGCTTCCAATGATTGGTTTGAGAAAAGTAAACAAAACATCGAAAAACAGCTGAAGCAGTATAAAGAGGAACTGTTGGATCTTTGTATTCCGGAACAAGTAGCTGCAATAGCAGTTTAAATAATGAAATAGGCTTGATATAATCAAGCCTATTTTTTTGGTTTAGTTTCTCTTATCCTTTGTTCATAATAAGTATTGCTGCAATTAAAAAGGAAAACAGTAGAAACCAAAATATGATATGGGTCAGCAGTGTCAGAAAGAATGTTTTAGTTTTTGACAGATGATTGAAAAATTGAACATTGGTCCAAAAATAAAAGACAAAATCAATTAGGATTAATGTTCTGAATACCGTTTCGATAGCAGGAGTTCCGTTATAATGATAGAGTAAAGGAATAAAAAGTATAGAGATATATAATTTTTGTGCCGCTTTGTAGGTGTTGAGTATAAAATATTCTATAAAATTATAACCTTGTTTTCTAAAACAAATAGCAGTCCCGATAGTATGTAAAGGAATGCTGAGTAACGTTATCCAAGCAAAATGAGATGTCAGCCATTCTTTAAGTTTTTCAACCGTAATGCTATAATCGGAAATTGTGCTTTGCTCAGTTTTTGGAAATAGATCAATATGAAGCAGATGAATTAATGCAATATAAACTGTTGCCAAAACTATTATTAAAGAAATAGGTTTGAAATGTTTGACTCTTTTTCCCTCAATGAATTCACGAATCGAATGACCAGGTCTGGTGAATAATTGTTTACCAGTATAGGTTATTCCGCTATCAAAATGAAATAGTCCATGTTGTAAATCATGCAATAAGAAATGCAAATTGAGTTGGTGCGTTTCAGCAGTTTGCCCACAGTTGCTGCAATAATGTCCTTTATAAGTTTGATGGCAGTTTTTACAAGTGATATTCATTTTCTGTCGTTTTTATTCTTTGTAAAAAAGTGAAAGCAGAATTTTTTTAAAGGTAAATATAAAAGATTTATTAAAGAGTATCCAGAAAAGCATAAGGAGAATAGATCCTATTTTAGTCTTTAAAAAGAGTTTCTCCTTTGACTAACCAGGCAAAACCAAAACTTTCTATGGCCAAGGTTTCCATCCAAAATATTAATGGGAATGTTTTAAAATGACTTGAATCTATAATTTTAAGAGTATCGGCTAATAATATAAGCATAGCTAAAATCATCAAAACGCCGCAAGTTCTGTAAACTCGGTTTCGAATTTTTTTTCGCGTTCCTCTTTTACTTGGTGATTTGTCTGATTTTGTAAACAAAAAGATAGACATGTAGGATAGACATGAAAAAAATAATCCTGCAGCCGTGTAATGAAAATACATTCTAAAATCGCTTATAGGTAAAATGGTAACAGAATATTTTTTGGCAGTATCACAACATATATCCGTGATATTATTCGTTGGGAATAGAACCACTAAGAGTGCAAAAACTCCCGCAAATAAGGAAATGTAAAAATCAATAGGTTCTTTGCCTTTGTAAACAATTAGAAAAATGGCCAAAAGACTTAAGATTATAACAAAAATACCACTCACTCTTGTGTAATAATAATGACTGATTGATTCTAAAGGGTGTGGCAATCCATTGGCAATGTATAGGAATATAAATAAAAGCAGAGGCATTGCCATTCCCAAAACACCAATAATCTTTCGTAGAGTCAAACTATTGGTGAGCCAGATAGTGTTTTTTTCTTCGTAATCTACTTTTAAAGCAGTAGTTAAGTTGGATTCCTTAGATTTATTCATAATAATTTGGGTTTAAGTTAGAGTCTTAAAATAAAGTATTATGTAAATATAAGATTACTTTTGTTAGTATCGCAAGAAAGTATCACCTGTCTTTATACCCAAGGCCAATTCCTCCAGATTTGTATTTTCGAGCATAAAAGCCAATTCGTTACGAATGGATTTAAATTTTTCATGAACCGGACAGGGATGTTCCTCAGAGCATTGGCTAAGACCTAAACCACAACCTGTAAAAACAGAATCTCCTTCTAGAGCAGTAACAATATGTGAAAGCTTAATTTCGCTCATTGTTTCTTTGGGAATTTCAAAACCACCTCCAACACCTTTTATGGAACGAATAATATTGCTCTTGGATAATATTTGAAGAATTTTGGCTGTAAAAGCTTCGGGAGAATCAATTTTTTCAGCAATGTCTTTTAGACCCACCCTTTTGCTTTGAAAGGATTGTGAGGCTATAAATATTGTTGCTCGAATACCGTATTCGCAGGTTTTAGAAAACATAATTGGTTTTTTACAAATTTAAATAAATAAGTCGTATTTTCTAATTAATAATTTGAATCAAGGATTGATGCTATGATTTTATATTTTCAAAGCAGACCTAACAGGTTTTTAAAACCTGTTAGGTCTAATTCAAATAATTATATAAAATGTTGATTCGCATTGCAAATTACATGATAAGGTTTGTTCTTTAATTTCATTATAAAAACTAAAATCCTCCAAAACGGATAAAAGAACCAAAAATAAGTATCAAAACACCAATCAAGGTGACAGATAGAATATGAAAAGTCATTTCTGGTAATTTATCAGGATTGGTTTTAAGTTTTGGCAATACTCGGAATTGGGCACTCAAGGCAAAAAGCACCGTTAGTAAAAGCAAAAGCAATTTAGTAGAAACCACTTTTTCTATTGGTGTAGCAAAATGAAACCAATACTCGATGCTTACGCCATATTTATAAGCCATCAGGATTCCGGTGACTACTAATAAAACCAAAGCAGTCATTCCGACTGGTTCATACTTTTTCTCATAGTCGAGGATTATATTCTGATTTTTCTCCTTGAGGGCTTGAGGTAAATGACCGAAGACCAATAACAAATGACCGCCTACCCAAATGGCGGCACACAAAAGATGAATGATTAGTAGGAAATGATGGTTCATATAATTTGGGGTTTATATTTAAAAATGCCAACAGTTAGCATCAAAAGCCCCGTTGGTAAAAAGATACTCGATAAAAACAAATTTTGATAATAATCCGGAAATGATCCTAGATTCAGGAATAGCCAAATGCCTTGAAGGAACAGAAGGATTTCAGTCGCTACAAATCCTAGTAAAAATAGAATGGTTCCCCATTTTTGAATGGTGCTTTTTAGGTTTAAAAAATTATTCTGAAAGGCAAACCCAAAAAGAAAACCAGTGATAATACCCAACATAGTCAAATGAATGTATCCTATGACAAAATTCCTGATCTCATGGGATACTTGCGCTAGTTCCGGAACTAAAACGACCAATTGAATAATAATTTTTAAAGCTAATGAAAACAAAGCAAATCCGTAAACGGTTTTTTGCAATGAAGAAAGTGGAGAGAAGAATGCTCGCAATTGTGATTGAATAAGCTGTATGAAAAGAACAGCCGACAATAATTGCAACACAACCCCAATTCCGTTTATCCAATAAAAAATAGGGTTAGATAATGACCAACTCACAGGCAAAGCCAATGTTAGTACCGTTGAGCTGACGAATAAATTATAGACCACACGAAATTTTTTCTCGTTTATAGTAAGTTTTGATTGCTTGAAAAACAAAGCCAAAACAGCAAACAAAAACCAACCATTAAACTGAAAATGGAGAAAAAACTGAATTGCAATTTGATAAAAAGCACTTGCCTTTCCTGCTAATCCCACAGCGGGACCCAGGCACCAAACACCCAATG
Protein-coding regions in this window:
- a CDS encoding WG repeat-containing protein; the protein is MKCYLFVVLLSIYSNVFGQEKFRIKEVETGNGKTIYYMVNEKGKSIKELDSTKYTISMNADDYLYFAIFHIKGEKGWSAIDSNENVLFEVYNTSFGEPSPDEIIEKKIRIVDENDKIGFADYKGKIIIKPQFEIASSFHKGKAIIGQSCDKIPWDKHVDENGCHHYSVVCDKQGYIDESGRIILLGDYTFEEIQKKIHWKRPD
- the nadB gene encoding L-aspartate oxidase, with the translated sequence MITTNYLVIGSGVAGLTFALKMANRFPEKTITIITKANAEESNTKYAQGGIAIVTDKTEDSYQKHIEDTLICGDGLCNKEVVKMVVTEGPKRLKELIEWGAQFDKNAKGAFDLGKEGGHSENRVVHHKDQTGSEIQRAILGQVMLKENITVLDHYFALELITQDNRCVGAYALDEKTNEIIAYQSDFTLLATGGIGHIYGHTTNPIIATGDGIAMAYRANAVIKDMEFIQFHPTALYDNTTGSKFLISEAVRGFGARLRTKKGELFMHNYDSRGDLASRDIVSQSIDLELKKSGDECVYLDCTHLEMEAFKNHFPMIYSYCKKVGVDLEKDWIPVVPAQHYLCGGIVVDINGKTSIENLFACGECSRTGLHGANRLASNSLLEALVYSDKIYHYLAENPFITPKTKTIIPEWVTKSKTKIAPEYIAKIKANLQFLMRQNAGIVRFDSDLLKAKEQLKIMQDEIDDTIKNYLVCTDLYELNNMIDIGNLIVQQSIDRNGNSGGFVKYKSKDIK
- the nadA gene encoding quinolinate synthase NadA, whose amino-acid sequence is MKSLKERILELKKEKNAVILAHYYQESDIQDVADYVGDSLGLSQEAMKVDADIILFAGVHFMAETAKILNPTKKVILPDLKAGCSLAESCPPDLFKKFTEAHPDHIVVTYVNCSAEVKALTDIVVTSSNAVKIVQSIPEDKPIIFAPDKNLGKYVMEQTGRKMLLWDGSCVVHEAFSLDKLIALYKQNPDAQIIAHPESETHILKTANYIGSTAGMINYVKTNPSNKFIVATEAGILHKMKQEVPNKILIPAPSNEDNTCACSECGYMKMNTLQKVYDCLLNETPEVNVPDDIREKALIPIERMLELS
- a CDS encoding DUF3667 domain-containing protein, which translates into the protein MNITCKNCHQTYKGHYCSNCGQTAETHQLNLHFLLHDLQHGLFHFDSGITYTGKQLFTRPGHSIREFIEGKRVKHFKPISLIIVLATVYIALIHLLHIDLFPKTEQSTISDYSITVEKLKEWLTSHFAWITLLSIPLHTIGTAICFRKQGYNFIEYFILNTYKAAQKLYISILFIPLLYHYNGTPAIETVFRTLILIDFVFYFWTNVQFFNHLSKTKTFFLTLLTHIIFWFLLFSFLIAAILIMNKG
- a CDS encoding RrF2 family transcriptional regulator — protein: MFSKTCEYGIRATIFIASQSFQSKRVGLKDIAEKIDSPEAFTAKILQILSKSNIIRSIKGVGGGFEIPKETMSEIKLSHIVTALEGDSVFTGCGLGLSQCSEEHPCPVHEKFKSIRNELAFMLENTNLEELALGIKTGDTFLRY
- a CDS encoding CopD family protein, which gives rise to MNHHFLLIIHLLCAAIWVGGHLLLVFGHLPQALKEKNQNIILDYEKKYEPVGMTALVLLVVTGILMAYKYGVSIEYWFHFATPIEKVVSTKLLLLLLTVLFALSAQFRVLPKLKTNPDKLPEMTFHILSVTLIGVLILIFGSFIRFGGF